In Podarcis raffonei isolate rPodRaf1 chromosome 8, rPodRaf1.pri, whole genome shotgun sequence, the genomic window TTTCAGCAGAAAGTTACAAGACATGCatggattggaaatgaagcagggtGTCTGCCCCAAAAGTTTTGCAGGCACAAGCAGTATAGCAAGTGGGATAGCCTATAACTGCCCCATCAACATCATGGGTGCAAATAATCATGAAGGCACAACAGAAAGGACATACGGAGGGTACCATAAGCTTGTGATGATCCTTAATTCAAGTAGGTCTACTCAGAACatgaaaaaagcaagcaagaggtCCTTCCTCTCAAACTTTACCATAAAGGAGAGGGTAAGGTCTGGCATCCCAGTTAATTTCACGCAAGCATCAATCACCCCTTGGATTTCAGCCGTAATCGTGGAACCTGCCATGGGAAATAAAACCCAAGTGGGTCACAAAGGAGGCCAGGAAACCCGGGGAAATTATGGTTAACAGTAGTTAAGACTTTTCAAAATGGTAGATCACTTTGTAAGTTACATCTGAAAAGAAGCATGCAAACACCATCACTGAcgagggaaatgaaatgaacaagaggaggggaatgcattgaaaagtgtctTCCTTTGGCCCcaaatgctgctgcttctgttcatTGAGGCAAGGACACTGCTGCCTAGAGGTGATGCCATGTGAATACAGATCTATGTACCTGATTTGTCAATGATGGCATCTATCTCCTCAATCACATCAAAATAGGCCTCGTTGTTGGTGTACTTCACCCCGGTTCTTCGCCAAGGAACAACAGACAGCTGTCCTGTGGGGAGCTGCTCTCCCACATTGGTGCTTCCTGAAAAGGTTAAAAGAGATGGCAGTAGACAAGTGGACAGCCAAACCCATTTCCTAATTTCTCATTCTCTTGTACCACAGCAAAACactgctctctctctcagaaACGGCAGTATTTTCAGATTGCATTTAGTGCAAGGAGTTCCCACCAGGAAGAgccaaaatatttttcttctgcatACCAGATTCATAGGGCAGAAGCTGTATGCATATGGAAGTTTGCAACTCTTGCAGCAAAATATCCCACAGCCCAAAGGGAGCAGCTAAGTCTCACTGAGGTTAATGAGAGCTACTCACACATAAATTTGCTCACATTTTTATGGCAAGGAATGCACCAAACTTGGGGGTATTTGTGTCTTCTTGAAAAATCTTCTTTGCATATGTTCTTGCAGGTCTGTCAGGCATTCACCCTCCAGGGACAACTTCTGGTACAGTAGGAGAAGTCATATGCATGAACATTGTCTTATGCACACTGAAACTGTGTATAAATCTTACAGTGTGGGAACATGGGAGGGCAAGATCCCTGCTGGGATTCTGACTGTTCATTTGTGGTTCAGAACaagttataaataaaataaaataaaataaaaataaaaatcttctccACATTGGCAAGACAGATCCCATCGCCGTTAGCCCTGAGAACATTATTCTCAAACTGAGGCATAACCTCTTGGCTACCTTCATCCTCACAGAGATCTAGGATGAATGGGAGAAGTTGCTttttcaggaaagctttgtttagGTCCCCAAAGCTACAATGGGTACATGCAACAGTTAACCATAGCTTCTCCTTACATTCAAACCAACAAACTATGGTTAACTGCTTCCAAGCCAACCAACTTTAGGCTGTCTCTCCATATTCTGGCTTGCTGAGAAGCCATTAATCATAGTTTCCTGGTTGGTACATAATGAGAAGCTATTTTTAAACTGTGGCTTCCTGGCTCATTTCCCCATCCTATGAAGGGAACagcaaagcagctgcatgtggaggaacaacACTGGCTCATAACTTGGCATATTAAGCCAAGATTTGATCATCCAAACACAGCCACTGATGACCAAATGAGACTATCTGAAGGTAGGAGCTGTGGGGATATAcaatctgcatgcaaaccaggaatgggaagccctctagatgttgttaagGCTCCAAATCTCCTCATTCCTGACCACAGACCATGTGAGCTGAGGCTGATAAGAGTTGGAGCCCAATGTTATCTAGAGAGCCATAGGTTCCCTGCCTTCAGTGCAGACAATCAGCTCACTGACCTGTATTGCAGTGTGAGAAAACCTATTGACAAAAATTAGAAGTAGAAAGCGGTCAAAGCCAAATATGGAGAACAGTTGTTGAACTGAATATGGGTCAGTTGTCAGGTTGTCAACATGCAGAATAGTGTCTCAGAACCATTCAGTTGTCAAACTTGTTCGTGACAGTCTTCTTGACATCatctgaactgagctgaaagaGCTACCTCTTCCATTCATTCCAGCTGTTCAGGAGGATAAACCTGGCTGTGCTCTTTGTCAAGAGGAGGTCCACAATGCCACATGTGCTTCCCCAGTGAAAACAGTAAGTCATGGGATCCATCTAGCACATGCAGTGAAGATTCTTCAGGAAGTTATGAACACCACCAGAGTCTGATGCATCTCTCATCAAATGCATCTCTCATTGATGCAACCCTGCATAAAATTTACTTGCAAGCAAATCCTACTTGTCTCAGTGGGGACAAACTTCCAGTTGCAAAATGCAGCTGTGAAACCTTTTTACTTTAAAGCTCTTATACCAGTTCTCCACTAGTTCACCTGTTAAGGCTCAGCCCTCGCCCACTACCAGGGATGGAAAAATCCAGTGAAAAGTGTGAGATAACTCTCGCTGCACTGCATCATCATCTAACCACCCCACCAACAAATGAGAATGCGTGCTATCAGTTAACGCCATCCAATCTCCCTGCGAACAAATCAGTGTGAACGCTCAATAAATAGGTTATTTGGAGACAACAAAATCACAGACCTGTAATGGTGTTGACAACTGTCCGTAGGATGGTCGGGGGCTTGATCAGCTCCTTCAGAATGTTGGACTCAGTAGCCAATGGGAATCCATTGTCCagcatctcctccagcacctcatAGACCACCACAACATTGTCCTTGATGACAATCTCGGAGCAGACTCCAAAATAATCCTGTGTGTGGAAACAAGGTTAACAAGCCTCCTCAGGGTGTCTGCTGAAACAGGCCAAAGAGGGAGAGCTCCGCTTATTCCCCATGAAAAGAAAAGCCAGAGGTGGTTTTCCTGTGTAGCAAGGTGAGGAAGCCACTTCAAGCAGGAGTTTTGAGGTATCACTGGGAGCAGCAGAGTGAGAGATGGAGAGTCCTGGCCCATGGGATACAATCCTGGGAGATGTTCTCTTGACAAGATCACAAGGAACGAATGGGACCGCTTGGGACCAGGTTAGGTCAGCCTTTTCCATCCACAGTCCATGCAGGTGACTGCAATCTATGGGGGGGGCACTGCTACCCATACCAAAGGCCATTTGGCATGGGTTCAAAGGAGGGCCTTTTCCATTGGGGAGCCCATTTGTGGAACAAGCTCCCTATAGAGACCAGGTGAGCATAGACAATGGAGGCCTTTTGCAGACAACTGAAGACCTTTCTGGGATTCCTTGACTATTGGTATAGAACTCCTTTAAGAACATtttaagaacctgctggatcaggccaatggcccatctagtccaaaaaCCTGTGGACAACCAAAGGTCTGTGGGAAACTCAAAAGCAGcactcgagcacaagagcacaaaatgagaggcacaaatacaagatgggtgacacctggctggagagcagtacatgtgaaaaggatctaggagtcttggttgaccacaaactagacacgagccaacagtgtgacgcggcagctaaaaaagccaatgcaattctgggctgcatcaataggagtatagcatctagatcaagggaagtaatagtgccactgtattctgctctggtcagacctcacctggagtactgtgtccagttctgggcaccacagttcaagaaggacactgacaaactggaacgtgtccagaggagggtaaccaaaatggtcaaaggtctggaaacgatgccttatgaggaacggctaagggagctgggcatgtttagcctggagaagaggaggttaaggggtgatatgatagccatgttcaaatatataaaaggatgtcacatagaggagggagaaaggttgttttctgctgctccagagaagcggacacggagcaatggttccaaactacaagaaagaagattccacctaaacattaggaagaacttcctgacagtaagagctgctcgacagtggaatttgctgccaaggagtgtggtggagtctccttctttggaggtctttaagcagaggcttgacaaccaaatgtcaggagtgctctgatggtgtttcctgcttggcagggggttggactcgatggcccttgtggtctcttccaactctatgattctatgattcagtctcactcactgtggtttccagcaactggaattcagacaGAATTTTGCTCtcttggttgctgctgctgttgaaaagTACTGTATATGGCTTGTTGATGTTTTAACTGgtgttatttattgattttatgtatactgtgaaccactttgagatttataAAATGTATAAATGAAGAATAGCATTTCagtattaaaaaaacacagtaaagtaaaataattggGGAACAATGCTGGTCCACCTGGAAGTGAACCAGAGCACTCTGTAATTGTGGTGAGAATGCTGGAATAGGGCCGAGGAGACAAGCGTTTCAATGTCACCCAGCCATGAGGCTCACAAGGCACCTTGGGGCCAGTGACTATTTACTGACCTTACTCCTACAGGGgtcttgtgaggataaagtgggaaTATTTTGTGTGGTGGGGGTCAGGGGcacggcggggggggggtagaCGCATGCTTGTCACCACAAGTTACTTGGAAGAATTGAAGTATAAAACTGTTAGAAGTAAGGAAGCATCTGGCCCTGTTCATTTCAGAACATCACCCTGGATTGTGACCCAAGTTGGTTTggagtttcccaaatttgggagggtggactctccttctccgTCTTCCCCGACCCTTTTCTTACAGTCACCAGGAAGCTACAGTGGTaactggaggaggagaaaatgagGCACATAAATAATGAAGGAGTGCAGAGAAGCATCCCTGATGCTCAGCTCATCAGATTACAACTCAGATTCCATCACTGGTTCTCATGTGCTGACAGGTAGTTAGAAAATTGTGGTGGGTGTGCAGTCTGAGCATGCCCAAAGTAAAGAGGAGGCGAAAGCCATTTTTCTGTAAGGAAGGGTAAAAAATTAGGAAAGAGAACTGGAGCATCTCTGAGGTGGCCTTTTAAATGGGGGTCTAGGAGTCTGCATGGCCAAGAGCCCGAAAGAAGGGTGGCTcttcagtggtggagcacctgctctGAACACATCTCCAGGTGGGGTGGCAAAAGACTCCTTCCAAAAGCCCtttagagctgctgccagtcagtgggacTGGTGGCAggcaagctgtggccctccagatgtcgatGGACTCAAACTTCCATCCTCCCCAGTCACCATGCCCAATGGCAAGAGACTGCATGAGCTGCAAACATCTCCTGAAAAGCGGTCTGAAAgcttaacaaataaataacaacctatcaaacaaacaaacaaacaaacaaacagtccaccatctggagggttttgagcccacccccaccccggcagTGTAGACCATGGAAAACTAGATGgagcagtggtctgactctgtataaggcagcttcatatgttcctaaTCAAGAGGTGCCCTGTGACAAAACACAGAATCCTACACCAGTTTCTAGTCCTCGTTGCCATTTTACGTACCTGAAAAGTATCCACAACCCGATGAAGAAATTCAATGACAAAAAGCGGGGGTACCTCTGTCTGGATCACTGCCACAAAGAAGATCTTGTGCCGATAGACACTCAAGAGATAGTGGTGAGGGGTGGGGATCACGGGGGGCACATTTTCTGCCTCTGAGGCTCTTTCCTGTGCCTCAAAGAAGTAGTCACAAACCGAGCGGCTAACCACACTTTTCCAGTGTTTCTCAAGGAAGATGTCCCCAGAAGAATTGATCAGGAAGAGGCTGTGAATCATGGCTGGTCCAACAGGGAAGCCCAACGCTGGAGATGCCTTGCTAAGTCCAGAGGAAGCTGGACTGTGCTACTTCAGatctttaaaaaatcaacagtGACAAAATATATATTACTTCATTGAGTGTTATTGAGGAAGACCAGCTCACAAGTGTTGTActagcacctgggagaccaggattcagatCCCAGCTCAAGCATGAAGCTCACtgtctctctgcctaacctacctcacagggttgctgtaaggataaaaagatgggatataaaaggAGTAATCAGAACAAATAAATCTCAGGACCAAAGTAATTTCACCCCACCTAGTCCTTATTGCCCAGCAGCTCCCTTATTGCCCACAGCAGCTCCCATCCAGCTGCTCAAGATGGTTcactgttaaaacagtgtttatggaagacaatctcactcGGCTACGAGCGAGCGccaaagaaacagcagcagcagctcatgaGGGTGTTGGGGTGGTTATGTGCAATCTCAGTTTTAACACTGTTTGTGCCTTCAGAAGTTTAAGGACAGACCTACAGCTTTGTTTCCATgtttaacttcctgctgaaaccctGTATCTCTTTATGCTGCAACGAGGGGCCCCTCCAGGCGGCAATAATGCAATAATGCTGAGGAGGCATCCCAGAATAACCAAGGAGGGGGAATGATGTGTGGCTGGTCCAGTATACACCCACCACTAATGCCCCATTACTGTGTCAATGACATCTTGCAGAACAgatcttcaaaacaaaaaaccacacacaccccaccatccCCCGCAACCCTTGGCCAGTCTCCATTCACATACCCTCTCATGTCCCTCTGCTTCAGCCCCCACCTCCTCAAATTTCAGAGTGCTCACTTTATCAATCATCTATTAAGCTTGAGCCAGTCTTGTCCCTTCACTTCCAGGTGCCCCATTACAAGTAAGATACCTTCCTTTCATTCCCAGCCTTCATCCAATTAGCTCATCCTG contains:
- the AP3M2 gene encoding AP-3 complex subunit mu-2; its protein translation is MIHSLFLINSSGDIFLEKHWKSVVSRSVCDYFFEAQERASEAENVPPVIPTPHHYLLSVYRHKIFFVAVIQTEVPPLFVIEFLHRVVDTFQDYFGVCSEIVIKDNVVVVYEVLEEMLDNGFPLATESNILKELIKPPTILRTVVNTITGSTNVGEQLPTGQLSVVPWRRTGVKYTNNEAYFDVIEEIDAIIDKSGSTITAEIQGVIDACVKLTGMPDLTLSFMNPRLLDDVSFHPCVRFKRWESERILSFIPPDGNFRLLSYHVSAQNLVSIPVYVKHNISFRDSNSLGRFEITVGPKQTMGKSVEGVMVTSQMPKGVLNMTLTPSQGAHTFDPVTKLLSWDVGKINPQKLPNLKGTMSLQAGASKPDENPTINLQFKIQQLAISGLKVNRLDMYGEKYKPFKGIKYMTKAGKFQVRT